The following are encoded in a window of Mustela nigripes isolate SB6536 chromosome 1, MUSNIG.SB6536, whole genome shotgun sequence genomic DNA:
- the BLK gene encoding tyrosine-protein kinase Blk isoform X2 yields MGVVSSKKQVTEKSKARWSPVKVNTQSKDPPPLPPLVLFNHLAPAPPDTCPDQEEHFVVALYDYSSVNDRDLQMLKGEKLQILKEVGDWWLARSLITGREGYVPSNFVARVETLEVEKWFFRSISRKDAERQLLAPINKAGSFLIRESETNKGAFSLTVKDVTTQGEMIKHYKIRSLDEGGYYISPHITFPTLQALVQHYSQKGDGLCQRLTQPCVSLAPQNPWAQDEWEIPRQSLKLVRKLGSGQFGDVWMGYYKNNVKVAIKTLKEGTMSPEAFLAEANMMKTLQHERLVRLYAVVTKEPIYIVTEYMARGCLLDFLKTDEGSRLSLPRLIDMSAQIAEGMAYIEQMNSIHRDLRAANILVSETLCCKIADFGLARIIDSEYTAQEGAKFPIKWTAPEAIHFGVFTIKADVWSFGILLMEIVTYGRVPYPGAPAGQPSDLRGRMRWSGPHGLPPPLSHALRPVRLQE; encoded by the exons ATGGGAGTGGTGAGCAGCAAAAAGCAGGTGACGGAGAAGAGTAAGGCCCGATGGAGTCCTGTGAAGGTCAACACCCAGAGCAAAGATCCCCCACCACTGCCACCCTTG GTGCTGTTTAACCATCTGGCTCCTGCACCTCCGGACACGTGTCCAGACCAAG AGGAGCACTTTGTGGTGGCCCTGTATGACTACAGCTCGGTGAATGACAGGGACCTGCAGATGCTGAAGGGGGAGAAGCTGCAGATACTGAAGGA AGTTGGAGACTGGTGGTTGGCCAGGTCTCTCATCACTGGAAGAGAAGGCTATGTGCCCAGCAACTTTGTGGCCCGAGTGGAGACCTTGGAAGTGGAAAA atGGTTCTTTAGATCAATTAGCCGGAAAGATGCTGAGAGGCAGCTTCTGGCTCCAATCAATAAGGCGGGCTCCTTTCTTATCAGAGAGAGTGAAACCAACAAAG GTGCCTTTTCCTTGACTGTGAAGGATGTGACCACCCAGGGGGAGATGATCAAACACTACAAGATCCGCTCCCTGGATGAAGGGGGCTATTACATCTCCCCCCACATCACCTTCCCTACACTCCAGGCTTTGGTGCAGCATTATTCTC agaaaggggatggTTTATGCCAGAGGCTGACCCAACCCTGTGTGAGTCTGGCTCCCCAAAACCCCTGGGCCCAGGATGAATGGGAAATCCCCCGGCAGTCTCTCAAGCTGGTCAGGAAACTCGGGTCTGGGCAGTTTGGCGATGTCTGGATGG GTTATTACAAGAACAATGTGAAAGTGGCCATCAAGACCTTAAAGGAGGGAACCATGTCTCCGGAAGCCTTCCTGGCAGAGGCCAACATGATGAAAACTCTCCAGCATGAGAGGCTAGTTCGTCTCTATGCCGTGGTCACCAAGGAACCCATTTACATCGTGACCGAGTACATGGCCAGAG GATGCTTGCTGGATTTCCTGAAGACAGATGAAGGTAGCAGATTGTCCCTCCCCAGACTGATCGACATGTCAGCCCAG ATTGCCGAAGGAATGGCATACATCGAGCAAATGAATTCGATCCACCGCGACCTGAGAGCAGCCAACATCCTGGTGTCTGAGACCCTGTGCTGCAAGATCGCGGACTTCGGCTTGGCCCGCATCATTGACAGTGAATACACTGCTCAAGAAG GCGCCAAGTTCCCCATCAAGTGGACTGCCCCAGAGGCCATCCATTTTGGGGTGTTCACCATCAAAGCAGATGTGTGGTCGTTTGGAATCCTCCTGATGGAAATCGTCACTTATGGGCGCGTACCCTATCCAG GGGCACCAGCTGGGCAGCCCAGTGACCTGCGAGGGAGGATGCGGTGGTCTGGGCCTCACGGGCTCCCGCCGCCCCTCAGCCACGCTCTGCGTCCCGTCCGCCTGCAGGAATGA
- the BLK gene encoding tyrosine-protein kinase Blk isoform X3 encodes MGVVSSKKQVTEKSKARWSPVKVNTQSKDPPPLPPLVLFNHLAPAPPDTCPDQEEHFVVALYDYSSVNDRDLQMLKGEKLQILKEVGDWWLARSLITGREGYVPSNFVARVETLEVEKWFFRSISRKDAERQLLAPINKAGSFLIRESETNKEKGDGLCQRLTQPCVSLAPQNPWAQDEWEIPRQSLKLVRKLGSGQFGDVWMGYYKNNVKVAIKTLKEGTMSPEAFLAEANMMKTLQHERLVRLYAVVTKEPIYIVTEYMARGCLLDFLKTDEGSRLSLPRLIDMSAQIAEGMAYIEQMNSIHRDLRAANILVSETLCCKIADFGLARIIDSEYTAQEGAKFPIKWTAPEAIHFGVFTIKADVWSFGILLMEIVTYGRVPYPGMSNPEVIRSLERGYRMPRPDSCPPELYRGVIAECWRSRPEERPTFEFLQSVLEDFHTATEQQYELQP; translated from the exons ATGGGAGTGGTGAGCAGCAAAAAGCAGGTGACGGAGAAGAGTAAGGCCCGATGGAGTCCTGTGAAGGTCAACACCCAGAGCAAAGATCCCCCACCACTGCCACCCTTG GTGCTGTTTAACCATCTGGCTCCTGCACCTCCGGACACGTGTCCAGACCAAG AGGAGCACTTTGTGGTGGCCCTGTATGACTACAGCTCGGTGAATGACAGGGACCTGCAGATGCTGAAGGGGGAGAAGCTGCAGATACTGAAGGA AGTTGGAGACTGGTGGTTGGCCAGGTCTCTCATCACTGGAAGAGAAGGCTATGTGCCCAGCAACTTTGTGGCCCGAGTGGAGACCTTGGAAGTGGAAAA atGGTTCTTTAGATCAATTAGCCGGAAAGATGCTGAGAGGCAGCTTCTGGCTCCAATCAATAAGGCGGGCTCCTTTCTTATCAGAGAGAGTGAAACCAACAAAG agaaaggggatggTTTATGCCAGAGGCTGACCCAACCCTGTGTGAGTCTGGCTCCCCAAAACCCCTGGGCCCAGGATGAATGGGAAATCCCCCGGCAGTCTCTCAAGCTGGTCAGGAAACTCGGGTCTGGGCAGTTTGGCGATGTCTGGATGG GTTATTACAAGAACAATGTGAAAGTGGCCATCAAGACCTTAAAGGAGGGAACCATGTCTCCGGAAGCCTTCCTGGCAGAGGCCAACATGATGAAAACTCTCCAGCATGAGAGGCTAGTTCGTCTCTATGCCGTGGTCACCAAGGAACCCATTTACATCGTGACCGAGTACATGGCCAGAG GATGCTTGCTGGATTTCCTGAAGACAGATGAAGGTAGCAGATTGTCCCTCCCCAGACTGATCGACATGTCAGCCCAG ATTGCCGAAGGAATGGCATACATCGAGCAAATGAATTCGATCCACCGCGACCTGAGAGCAGCCAACATCCTGGTGTCTGAGACCCTGTGCTGCAAGATCGCGGACTTCGGCTTGGCCCGCATCATTGACAGTGAATACACTGCTCAAGAAG GCGCCAAGTTCCCCATCAAGTGGACTGCCCCAGAGGCCATCCATTTTGGGGTGTTCACCATCAAAGCAGATGTGTGGTCGTTTGGAATCCTCCTGATGGAAATCGTCACTTATGGGCGCGTACCCTATCCAG GAATGAGCAACCCCGAGGTCATCCGCAGCCTGGAGCGCGGCTACCGCATGCCGCGGCCCGACTCGTGCCCGCCAGAGCTGTACCGCGGTGTCATTGCTGAGTGCTGGAGGAGCCGGCCAGAGGAGCGGCCCACATTTGAGTTCCTGCAGTCAGTGCTCGAGGACTTCCACACAGCCACCGAGCAGCAGTACGAGCTGCAGCCCTAG
- the BLK gene encoding tyrosine-protein kinase Blk isoform X1, which translates to MGVVSSKKQVTEKSKARWSPVKVNTQSKDPPPLPPLVLFNHLAPAPPDTCPDQEEHFVVALYDYSSVNDRDLQMLKGEKLQILKEVGDWWLARSLITGREGYVPSNFVARVETLEVEKWFFRSISRKDAERQLLAPINKAGSFLIRESETNKGAFSLTVKDVTTQGEMIKHYKIRSLDEGGYYISPHITFPTLQALVQHYSQKGDGLCQRLTQPCVSLAPQNPWAQDEWEIPRQSLKLVRKLGSGQFGDVWMGYYKNNVKVAIKTLKEGTMSPEAFLAEANMMKTLQHERLVRLYAVVTKEPIYIVTEYMARGCLLDFLKTDEGSRLSLPRLIDMSAQIAEGMAYIEQMNSIHRDLRAANILVSETLCCKIADFGLARIIDSEYTAQEGAKFPIKWTAPEAIHFGVFTIKADVWSFGILLMEIVTYGRVPYPGMSNPEVIRSLERGYRMPRPDSCPPELYRGVIAECWRSRPEERPTFEFLQSVLEDFHTATEQQYELQP; encoded by the exons ATGGGAGTGGTGAGCAGCAAAAAGCAGGTGACGGAGAAGAGTAAGGCCCGATGGAGTCCTGTGAAGGTCAACACCCAGAGCAAAGATCCCCCACCACTGCCACCCTTG GTGCTGTTTAACCATCTGGCTCCTGCACCTCCGGACACGTGTCCAGACCAAG AGGAGCACTTTGTGGTGGCCCTGTATGACTACAGCTCGGTGAATGACAGGGACCTGCAGATGCTGAAGGGGGAGAAGCTGCAGATACTGAAGGA AGTTGGAGACTGGTGGTTGGCCAGGTCTCTCATCACTGGAAGAGAAGGCTATGTGCCCAGCAACTTTGTGGCCCGAGTGGAGACCTTGGAAGTGGAAAA atGGTTCTTTAGATCAATTAGCCGGAAAGATGCTGAGAGGCAGCTTCTGGCTCCAATCAATAAGGCGGGCTCCTTTCTTATCAGAGAGAGTGAAACCAACAAAG GTGCCTTTTCCTTGACTGTGAAGGATGTGACCACCCAGGGGGAGATGATCAAACACTACAAGATCCGCTCCCTGGATGAAGGGGGCTATTACATCTCCCCCCACATCACCTTCCCTACACTCCAGGCTTTGGTGCAGCATTATTCTC agaaaggggatggTTTATGCCAGAGGCTGACCCAACCCTGTGTGAGTCTGGCTCCCCAAAACCCCTGGGCCCAGGATGAATGGGAAATCCCCCGGCAGTCTCTCAAGCTGGTCAGGAAACTCGGGTCTGGGCAGTTTGGCGATGTCTGGATGG GTTATTACAAGAACAATGTGAAAGTGGCCATCAAGACCTTAAAGGAGGGAACCATGTCTCCGGAAGCCTTCCTGGCAGAGGCCAACATGATGAAAACTCTCCAGCATGAGAGGCTAGTTCGTCTCTATGCCGTGGTCACCAAGGAACCCATTTACATCGTGACCGAGTACATGGCCAGAG GATGCTTGCTGGATTTCCTGAAGACAGATGAAGGTAGCAGATTGTCCCTCCCCAGACTGATCGACATGTCAGCCCAG ATTGCCGAAGGAATGGCATACATCGAGCAAATGAATTCGATCCACCGCGACCTGAGAGCAGCCAACATCCTGGTGTCTGAGACCCTGTGCTGCAAGATCGCGGACTTCGGCTTGGCCCGCATCATTGACAGTGAATACACTGCTCAAGAAG GCGCCAAGTTCCCCATCAAGTGGACTGCCCCAGAGGCCATCCATTTTGGGGTGTTCACCATCAAAGCAGATGTGTGGTCGTTTGGAATCCTCCTGATGGAAATCGTCACTTATGGGCGCGTACCCTATCCAG GAATGAGCAACCCCGAGGTCATCCGCAGCCTGGAGCGCGGCTACCGCATGCCGCGGCCCGACTCGTGCCCGCCAGAGCTGTACCGCGGTGTCATTGCTGAGTGCTGGAGGAGCCGGCCAGAGGAGCGGCCCACATTTGAGTTCCTGCAGTCAGTGCTCGAGGACTTCCACACAGCCACCGAGCAGCAGTACGAGCTGCAGCCCTAG